From Gallus gallus isolate bGalGal1 chromosome 14, bGalGal1.mat.broiler.GRCg7b, whole genome shotgun sequence, one genomic window encodes:
- the MLST8 gene encoding target of rapamycin complex subunit LST8 isoform X1: protein MNAAQGTVGSDPVILATAGYDHTVRFWQAHSGICTRTVQHQDSQVNALEITPDRSMIAAAGYQHIRMYDLNSNNPNPVINYDGVSKNITSVGFHEDGRWMYTGGEDCMARIWDLRSRNLQCQRIFQVNAPINCVCLHPNQAELIVGDQSGAIHIWDLKTDHNEQLIPEPEVSVNSVHIDPDASYMAAVNSSGNCYVWNLTGGIGEEVTQLIPKTKIPAHNRYALQCKFSPDSTLLATCSADQTCKIWRTSNFSLMTELSIKSNNPGETSRGWMWDCAFSGDSQYIVTASSDNLARLWCVETGEIKREYSGHQKAVVCLAFNDSVLG, encoded by the exons ATGAACGCGGCACAGGGCACGGTGGGCAGCGACCCCGTCATCCTGGCCACCGCGGGGTACGACCACACGGTGCGCTTCTGGCAAGCGCACAGCGGCATCTGCACCCGCACCGTGCAGCACCAGGACTCC CAGGTGAACGCCCTGGAGATCACGCCCGACCGCAGCATGATTGCGGCCGCAG GGTACCAACACATCCGCATGTATGACCTCAACTCCAACAACCCCAACCCCGTCATCAACTACGATGGTGTGAGCAAGAACATCACCTCCGTGGGCTTCCACGAGGACGGGCGCTGGATGTACACGGGTGGGGAGGACTGCATGGCACGGATATGGGACCTCAG GTCTCGTAACCTGCAGTGCCAGCGGATCTTCCAAGTGAATGCTCCCATTAACTGCGTCTGCCTGCACCCCAATCAG GCTGAGCTAATTGTGGGTGACCAGAGTGGGGCCATTCATATCTGGGACCTGAAAACAGACCACAATGAGCAGCTGATTCCAGAGCCTGAAGTCTCCGTGAACTCTGTGCACATTGACCCTGATGCCAGCTACATGGCAGCTGTCAACAGCTCG GGAAACTGCTACGTGTGGAACCTGACGGGTGGCATCGGAGAGGAGGTAACGCAGCTGATCCCCAAGACCAAGATCCCAGCACACAACCGCTATGCCCTGCAGTGCAAGTTCAGCCCCGACTCCAC GCTCTTGGCTACCTGTTCTGCAGATCAGACCTGTAAGATCTGGAGGACTTCAAACTTCTCTCTGATGACAGAGCTGAGCATTAAGAGCAATAACCCAGGGGAAACCTCTCGTGGCTGGATGTGGGACTGTGCCTTCTCTGGAGACTCACAGTACATTGTCACAG CTTCTTCAGATAACTTGGCCAGACTGTGGTGTGTAGAGACTGGAGAGATCAAGAGGGAATACAGCGGGCACCAAAAAGCAGTCGTCTGCCTTGCTTTCAATGACAGCGTGTTGGGATAA
- the MLST8 gene encoding target of rapamycin complex subunit LST8 isoform X2: protein MNAAQGTVGSDPVILATAGYDHTVRFWQAHSGICTRTVQHQDSVNALEITPDRSMIAAAGYQHIRMYDLNSNNPNPVINYDGVSKNITSVGFHEDGRWMYTGGEDCMARIWDLRSRNLQCQRIFQVNAPINCVCLHPNQAELIVGDQSGAIHIWDLKTDHNEQLIPEPEVSVNSVHIDPDASYMAAVNSSGNCYVWNLTGGIGEEVTQLIPKTKIPAHNRYALQCKFSPDSTLLATCSADQTCKIWRTSNFSLMTELSIKSNNPGETSRGWMWDCAFSGDSQYIVTASSDNLARLWCVETGEIKREYSGHQKAVVCLAFNDSVLG from the exons ATGAACGCGGCACAGGGCACGGTGGGCAGCGACCCCGTCATCCTGGCCACCGCGGGGTACGACCACACGGTGCGCTTCTGGCAAGCGCACAGCGGCATCTGCACCCGCACCGTGCAGCACCAGGACTCC GTGAACGCCCTGGAGATCACGCCCGACCGCAGCATGATTGCGGCCGCAG GGTACCAACACATCCGCATGTATGACCTCAACTCCAACAACCCCAACCCCGTCATCAACTACGATGGTGTGAGCAAGAACATCACCTCCGTGGGCTTCCACGAGGACGGGCGCTGGATGTACACGGGTGGGGAGGACTGCATGGCACGGATATGGGACCTCAG GTCTCGTAACCTGCAGTGCCAGCGGATCTTCCAAGTGAATGCTCCCATTAACTGCGTCTGCCTGCACCCCAATCAG GCTGAGCTAATTGTGGGTGACCAGAGTGGGGCCATTCATATCTGGGACCTGAAAACAGACCACAATGAGCAGCTGATTCCAGAGCCTGAAGTCTCCGTGAACTCTGTGCACATTGACCCTGATGCCAGCTACATGGCAGCTGTCAACAGCTCG GGAAACTGCTACGTGTGGAACCTGACGGGTGGCATCGGAGAGGAGGTAACGCAGCTGATCCCCAAGACCAAGATCCCAGCACACAACCGCTATGCCCTGCAGTGCAAGTTCAGCCCCGACTCCAC GCTCTTGGCTACCTGTTCTGCAGATCAGACCTGTAAGATCTGGAGGACTTCAAACTTCTCTCTGATGACAGAGCTGAGCATTAAGAGCAATAACCCAGGGGAAACCTCTCGTGGCTGGATGTGGGACTGTGCCTTCTCTGGAGACTCACAGTACATTGTCACAG CTTCTTCAGATAACTTGGCCAGACTGTGGTGTGTAGAGACTGGAGAGATCAAGAGGGAATACAGCGGGCACCAAAAAGCAGTCGTCTGCCTTGCTTTCAATGACAGCGTGTTGGGATAA
- the BRICD5 gene encoding BRICHOS domain-containing protein 5 isoform X1 — MEGGNGPSDAISAGRRLAARFTNPPRTFWVILSIALLFAAVGISTGVILGFSHSSAQAGPQLGRITLHGEQDVPRNQTATVDVSRSTVTYYITSRSNRSAIVLYDSQHGYVCYRPVEQRACYLRTMDPEDRETTQMMLSAAEQRGDTLLLQNNQTKYYREFLGIVAGEQADPKGLGEAIQALCEQTSIFWVQRADGPGKQRLIYLCIDICFPSNICVSICFYYLPE, encoded by the exons ATGGAGGGTGGGAACGGCCCCAGCGACGCTATCTCTGCA GGCAGGAGGCTTGCAGCACGATTCACAAACCCTCCCAGGACATTCTGGGTCATCTTGTCCATTGCATTGCTTTTTGCAGCCGTTGGCATCAGCACTGGGGTGATTCTTGGCttctcccacagctctgcccag GCTGGACCGCAGCTCGGCCGGATCACACTGCATGGAGAGCAGGACGTGCCGAGGAACCAAACAGCCACAGTTGATGTGTCCAGGAGCACTGTCACCTACTACATCACCTCACGGAGTAACCGCAGTGCCATTGTGCTGTACGACAGCCAGCAT GGCTATGTGTGCTACAGACCTGTGGAGCAGCGTGCCTGCTATCTGCGCACCATGGACCCTGAGGACCGTGAAACCACACAGATGATGCTGAGTGCAGCCGAGCAGAGG ggtgACACACTGCTACTCCAGAATAACCAGACCAAGTACTATAGGGAGTTCCTGGGCATTGTGGCAGGGGAACAAGCGGACCCCAAGGGCCTGGGTGAGGCCATTCAAGCCCTCTGTGAGCAGACGTCTATCTTCTGGGTCCAGAGAGCAGACG GTCCAGGGAAGCAGCGGTTGATCTACCTTTGCATTGACATATGTTTTCCAAGCAATATTTGTGTGTCTATCTGCTTCTATTACCTTCCTGAGTAA
- the BRICD5 gene encoding BRICHOS domain-containing protein 5 isoform X2 translates to MEGGNGPSDAISAAGPQLGRITLHGEQDVPRNQTATVDVSRSTVTYYITSRSNRSAIVLYDSQHGYVCYRPVEQRACYLRTMDPEDRETTQMMLSAAEQRGDTLLLQNNQTKYYREFLGIVAGEQADPKGLGEAIQALCEQTSIFWVQRADGPGKQRLIYLCIDICFPSNICVSICFYYLPE, encoded by the exons ATGGAGGGTGGGAACGGCCCCAGCGACGCTATCTCTGCA GCTGGACCGCAGCTCGGCCGGATCACACTGCATGGAGAGCAGGACGTGCCGAGGAACCAAACAGCCACAGTTGATGTGTCCAGGAGCACTGTCACCTACTACATCACCTCACGGAGTAACCGCAGTGCCATTGTGCTGTACGACAGCCAGCAT GGCTATGTGTGCTACAGACCTGTGGAGCAGCGTGCCTGCTATCTGCGCACCATGGACCCTGAGGACCGTGAAACCACACAGATGATGCTGAGTGCAGCCGAGCAGAGG ggtgACACACTGCTACTCCAGAATAACCAGACCAAGTACTATAGGGAGTTCCTGGGCATTGTGGCAGGGGAACAAGCGGACCCCAAGGGCCTGGGTGAGGCCATTCAAGCCCTCTGTGAGCAGACGTCTATCTTCTGGGTCCAGAGAGCAGACG GTCCAGGGAAGCAGCGGTTGATCTACCTTTGCATTGACATATGTTTTCCAAGCAATATTTGTGTGTCTATCTGCTTCTATTACCTTCCTGAGTAA